In Plasmodium brasilianum strain Bolivian I chromosome 12, whole genome shotgun sequence, the genomic window CAAttagggaaaaaataaaacaaataaacgaataaataaataaatgcttaaataaatgtataaaaaaatacttaaataaataattaaatgaatgaataaaaaaaggaatagaagaataaataagtaaacaCGACAAACCCAATAAAACGTGTTCAGTGGTACCTTTTCACGCTTTAAGAATAATacgtataatattattatgcaaGTAATATATCAACACagagataaataaaaaattcgtAAAATGAGCAATATAAATGCTAACATAGCTTTTcttcaaaatatatgtatacttacatattataaatatatatatacatacatattataaatttatatatatatatatatatgtatatattgtagtaaataatttttgctcgttcattttttactttcgTATGGTTGCAAATGTTTTTTTCAACTGATCAAGTGCCATAGAAAgtgtttcatttttaaggGTCTAATTTACATCTTCATTTAAATCTGTTTTCGTTATTccattattcctttttttttttttattaaattgtaTAAGTATTAAAacgaataaaatatttatgggTCACTGTGCAATTAATTCCGTACTAATTTTGTTgcttattttacataaatacttacatatatacatacatacatacatatatacatacatacatacatatatacatacatacatacatatatacatacatacatatatacatacatacatatatacatacatacatatatacatacttatatacatacatatatataatataaaagcaCAGATGACGTATTATATACTGTTTCGTCAGtgtttcttttttgaaaaaattttgatgATACGAGTGCATAGGAACATAATATTTTGCTGGGCATATTTGCTtgacatatatttttaaaaattattatatatataagtatttatacatatattaagcACTTCTTAGAAAATGAAAGACAGTACAtgagaatatataatttgttaggtttattcattttagggaattatatttatttttttttttttaaatttattcaatatatttGATGTATAAAATTTCACCAAAAAGATCAGCGTCGTGCATATTTTCTACTACACTAAAAATGTAGACCAATCCTTTATGTACTCATTACACCATCAGTTAATGCAAAAAAAGAGTAGTACGTTATAATATGAATTGGGTATAATATGTAacatgaatttatatatatatatattgtatttgTAAAGATGTTCCACCCACATATTGTGTTCTCCCTAAAATATGAACGTGcaggataaatatatataaagtagctaattaaaatttgtacTTTTCATTATAAACTATGTATCAACCTTTTGTTGTATTGGAATAATCAAATGCACATCTTCAATATCATCTAAAACAATGAAGCTAATTATGTTTCACAAATAAGTGGAattttataatgaatatatttttgagaagaaaaaaaaatgttgagGGAATAAATTTGCATTAGGGTTGATAaataggggaaaaaaaaaaaaaaaaaaaaaaaaaggcaaaaatttttttcattaactttaaaaccttttttaattatttatttacaattatattatgttattaaaGAGAACTAGTTATATGAACATCATACAGGGCAAGCAATTAGGTTTAAgcgaaaaggaaaaagaaaatgacaAAGCATATGTATACGTGCTTGCGCACGCATACATACTTATGTACTAAATTATGGAACAATTTTGCACTTTTCAAgggttaaatttttttttttttttttttttttttttggttgaAAAATGCACAGAATTGGATTGTTTTTCTTATCGAATATATTGAatgaaatagtaaaaaaatagttcatTCAGAAGTATAGCAAAAGTtcaatttacaaatatatatatatatataaatttatgtatgggtgtatatattatatgtgtatatgaatatgtatgtgcgtatattatatatacgtaacaACGCAACTAAAGAGCAAAGTTAGTGAGTTGCACTTATCCATTTGCTAAATACTACATAACAGAGCACAGAAATATTGTGTAATTTACTTGTTATCTATACTCGTAAGGGCGTTATAGTATGGTACTGagtcataatatataatacggtaaaaagtatttaaaaaataaattgcacAGTTATagatagaataaaaaatataactatcAAAAAAGGACACATATCAACTAAAGAGTAAAAAGTGGGGGCAAAAACATTTATCGGAATTTCAAACACtaacattaatattaatttatttagtttttcttctttttttaagtactattttaatttatatccAAGTTGATCATTATTTGAATTTGCTTTAACGTTCAGGATGATTTCAATTAAATTTGTTctgattttattaataatgattTTTATGTCCTTCCCCTTTATTCCTTTATTAATGTACAGATGGAAGAcaaatcaaaataatttaatttctttttttttagtactACTAACAACCATgcctttttttgtaattgCAGCATACTCTTATACGAGAATAAATAACCAAGATACACATTGTATGAAAGAGGAATAGGTCTCATAACATAACAGCAAATATGTGTACTcgtaaaaagaagaaaaaattggcTATACTTTTGGTGTTCCTGCTGGTAGAATGGGAGAAAACTACGAATGCAAATGTAGGTAATACTATTGGCTCATAGTGTATAGCAACCATTATCAAATGTTCTAAGCATTTTTAAtgacaggaaaaaaaaataaaataaacaatagtACTGGTTGAGAGGAAACTTATTTGGAGTTTCTGCAGATGCATAATCTTGCGAGcttattacttttttgtttttacggCATTTTATTACTGCATTTTATTACTGCAATTTATTATTGCATCTTAATACTGCATTTTATTACTGCATTTTATTACTGCATTTTATTACTGCATTTTATTACTGCATTTTATTACTGCATTTTATTACTGCATTTTATTTCTACATTTTATTGCCTTACGTTATTACCTCATTTAATTActtttcttgtttttctgGTTATGTATTTCAGTTCAATACTGTTTTTcgccttttcatttttttctttttaaaaaaaaatcatatttaaaatttaattattaattatactataaaatagctataaataataaaaaattttaatttgcaTAAGAATAAAACCTTACAACTTCTAAAGTgcaaggaaaaaaggaatacaCACACGTGTACATTTACGCACGCATACCTATATTTGAGCATTTAGGTACAAGTGGACATGTCTACATAATTGTGGGCACGGTTTATTTCATGAAAGGATGATGCATGTAAAAATTGGGAAtgttacatatgtataaatacatatatacatgtgtgtaaatatatatatacatatgtacacagaTATGTGCGCGTGTGCATGCATAAATGAGCATAAGGAAACCACACtgtatacttaaaaaaaggaataacaTGGGAGAAGgggtagaaaaaaaagtattctatcttattataattaaatggtTACGTGTTGTGCCTCTATTTTGTTACCAGACATAATTCTCAATTCGTAATTAATTTGTGTTAAAAGAAATCTTTTTTTCAGTTCttcaaaacattttttaaaaataagtaatgCTTCTTctaaattcatattttcatgataatatttatctAAAATTGCATTTACCAGATAGGCACCATATCCATGTGCCCCTTTGTTTACGGAATCCATGTTACTTAAGTAGTCACACCAGTATAACTGATAACCATCTTTCTATGAGTGGAAATTAAGGTATGAACAACAACGTTAAAACGTGCGCACGTATGCATGCACataaatacacatacataaacgtacacatacataagcatacatatacataagcatacatatacataagcatacatatacattagcatacatatacataagcatacatatacataagcatacatatacataagcatacatatacataagcatacatatacataagcatacatatacataagcatacatatacataaacatacatatacttaaACGCGTACACACACAAACACACCCACGCATACTTATTTACATATGCCTAAACACTTCCACAATGCTCCAAAAAAATGAGCGAAAAGATCATTCTCTTTTTTCCCCATTTTCTCTATGCATATATATCCCTTACATTGTCAAAGCCAGCTATTAAGCAATTCACTTCGTATGGGTTTCTCCTCAAATAGTAAGctaaattttttcttgtaaaataagcaaaagatttaacatataaatcAGTTGAATTCTGATACTGATATAGGTGAATGTTCTTTCTAATAAATTCCCCAAATTGAATACGATCACCAATGGAACCTCCTAATAGTAAACATTTGTTTCCattaatatcataaaattttgttttatcatcattttttaattttataattgagTTAATACTATACGTATCTGCTGCTAGTACTATAAAATCTTTTCCCTTTAAACCGATTAGTGTATCCATAGGtgaaaaacgtaaaaatgGAAGGAAGTTCAGGGAAATGATATACGAGCACTTGAAATTCTAACAAACACCAAGTGATGATGTGACAAAGTGAAATGTAGCGATAAAATGTTATCACAAAGGATGAATTGAAATCGCATCAAGAATTAAAGCGGGCAAAAATATGGGCACATGATTGAACTGAAGATGTACAAtgttatctctttttttttttttttttaatttaatgatacgtagaaaattttaaaaacagaaataaatatatatttatatatgcaaacGAAATGGCTGATTaggaaatatacatataaatacatgtacgtataaataaatgtacttaaatatataaatgtgagTTATTTGATTGGCGATATTGTTCTACTTCATGCACATGAGCTTTAAAATGTACGCACATAAAATGACGATAATTTTTCGTAACTTGATAAAACTGTAGCATACCATGTAATTGTCAAAGTATCGAAATTTTTGAAGtgagaaattttaaaattccgGAGTATTTTTTACAAGTTAACTGAAAAAGTTTAAGCTTATTTCCAATTCAATAACAAATTTATTGTGTTAAGGGTGTATATGTAGCAACTGTAAAAGTTTGCTTTTCGTacttacaatatttttttttaataaaaatatttagtcctattttacaaattgcttataatttatttttacgttaTTTATAGTATTGcattccattttttcttattattatttattcgtttgtttatttgttcgtTCGTTTATTTGTTCGTTCGTTCGTTTGTTCGTTCGTTTACctgtttgtatatttatttatttcattcttAAAATAAAGGCTATGCTacaaattccttttttttcagcATAGTGTACTATAtttaaacgaaaaaaagCTACAAAGGTGTAATATGTcgaattatttaattttttttcctttttcccaTATTTCATCTGTTCCCCTTTGTGTTTCTTTCAAAATGTGCAAAAatggtata contains:
- a CDS encoding proteasome subunit beta type-2; the encoded protein is MDTLIGLKGKDFIVLAADTYSINSIIKLKNDDKTKFYDINGNKCLLLGGSIGDRIQFGEFIRKNIHLYQYQNSTDLYVKSFAYFTRKNLAYYLRRNPYEVNCLIAGFDNKDGYQLYWCDYLSNMDSVNKGAHGYGAYLVNAILDKYYHENMNLEEALLIFKKCFEELKKRFLLTQINYELRIMSGNKIEAQHTCPLVPKCSNIEVVRFYSYAN